The following are from one region of the Juglans regia cultivar Chandler chromosome 10, Walnut 2.0, whole genome shotgun sequence genome:
- the LOC108991538 gene encoding EID1-like F-box protein 2 isoform X1 translates to MVEEFLLVLSYLTVRHILAFASGASLRRVRFSRALECADWGTSKLRWLPMIITKQYRCIHSTSCQCTKGHLSEDVIFLVFQQLNWNPKLIATLSCVCKWFDDLAKRVLWKEFCRTRAPKMMIDLQSSGSHNVDGNWRALGKLLIYCSGCKKGGLFNNIQIPGHFVHRTRFSRTSGKSFLLPQCRSDVLYVSDPCEHLDQGEDGDVGFFRGVFKSFSMSKVRKMLIKRGAQLHPTEVCPYCKAKLWSMLQAKMIPQSASCRLGAYEDCIEYYVCLNGHVLGICTLLPLSDSEEASELE, encoded by the exons ATGGTGGAGGAATTCCTCTTGGTTCTTTCTTACCTCACAGTCCGTCACATTCTTGCGTTTGCTTCCGGTGCCTCCCTGCGACG AGTTCGGTTTTCTAGGGCTTTGGAATGTGCGGACTGGGGGACTAGTAAGCTGAG GTGGCTGCCAATGATTATAACAAAGCAGTATCGTTGCATACACTCAACAAGCTGTCAATGCACAAAAGGGCATCTAAGCGAAGATGTCATATTTCTAGTATTTCAACAATTGAACTGGAACCCTAAGTTAATTGCTACTCTGTCCTGTGTATGCAAGTGGTTTGATGACCTGGCGAAGAGAGTACTATGGAAGGAGTTTTGCCGAACTAGAGCACCAAAGATGATGATTGATCTGCAATCAAGTGGGAGTCACAATGTAGATGGGAACTGGAGAGCACTTGGGAAGCTACTGATTTACTGCTCAGGATGTAAAAAGGGTGGCCTGTTCAATAACATCCAAATCCCAGGCCACTTTGTACATAGGACTCGGTTCTCTAGGACATCAGGGAAGAGTTTTCTTTTGCCACAATGCAGATCAGATGTTTTGTACGTGTCTGACCCTTGTGAACATCTTGATCAAGGGGAAGATGGGGATGTGGGATTTTTCCGCGGAGTTTTCAAGTCATTCTCAATGTCAAAGGTGCGGAAGATGCTAATTAAAAGAGGGGCCCAGCTTCATCCAACAGAGGTTTGCCCATATTGTAAGGCAAAGTTATGGAGCATGCTGCAAGCTAAGATGATACCACAAAGTGCCAGCTGCAGGTTGGGTGCTTATGAGGATTGCATTGAGTATTATGTGTGTCTCAATGGACATGTGCTTGGAATCTGCACCCTTTTACCTTTGTCTGATTCAGAAGAGGCATCTGAGTTGGAGTGA
- the LOC108991538 gene encoding EID1-like F-box protein 2 isoform X2 — translation MIITKQYRCIHSTSCQCTKGHLSEDVIFLVFQQLNWNPKLIATLSCVCKWFDDLAKRVLWKEFCRTRAPKMMIDLQSSGSHNVDGNWRALGKLLIYCSGCKKGGLFNNIQIPGHFVHRTRFSRTSGKSFLLPQCRSDVLYVSDPCEHLDQGEDGDVGFFRGVFKSFSMSKVRKMLIKRGAQLHPTEVCPYCKAKLWSMLQAKMIPQSASCRLGAYEDCIEYYVCLNGHVLGICTLLPLSDSEEASELE, via the coding sequence ATGATTATAACAAAGCAGTATCGTTGCATACACTCAACAAGCTGTCAATGCACAAAAGGGCATCTAAGCGAAGATGTCATATTTCTAGTATTTCAACAATTGAACTGGAACCCTAAGTTAATTGCTACTCTGTCCTGTGTATGCAAGTGGTTTGATGACCTGGCGAAGAGAGTACTATGGAAGGAGTTTTGCCGAACTAGAGCACCAAAGATGATGATTGATCTGCAATCAAGTGGGAGTCACAATGTAGATGGGAACTGGAGAGCACTTGGGAAGCTACTGATTTACTGCTCAGGATGTAAAAAGGGTGGCCTGTTCAATAACATCCAAATCCCAGGCCACTTTGTACATAGGACTCGGTTCTCTAGGACATCAGGGAAGAGTTTTCTTTTGCCACAATGCAGATCAGATGTTTTGTACGTGTCTGACCCTTGTGAACATCTTGATCAAGGGGAAGATGGGGATGTGGGATTTTTCCGCGGAGTTTTCAAGTCATTCTCAATGTCAAAGGTGCGGAAGATGCTAATTAAAAGAGGGGCCCAGCTTCATCCAACAGAGGTTTGCCCATATTGTAAGGCAAAGTTATGGAGCATGCTGCAAGCTAAGATGATACCACAAAGTGCCAGCTGCAGGTTGGGTGCTTATGAGGATTGCATTGAGTATTATGTGTGTCTCAATGGACATGTGCTTGGAATCTGCACCCTTTTACCTTTGTCTGATTCAGAAGAGGCATCTGAGTTGGAGTGA
- the LOC108991545 gene encoding uncharacterized protein LOC108991545, with the protein MADGSVNSPVTPERTKPNGNNLRRNSTGKASSSNTGESILPHYLRASTGSCHDFCKYGRKHAFEEKESCSMLKRVVKTSYDSRNPAVTVALPRRKETVVTKLKPSHESQSYTSDTPRTIKHEVSKQSLDSQNPAERDVLVERKKKSGVEFKSSSYSKTPSHESESYSSGTPQTIKREVSKQSPDSKNQFESKLLVERKKKSGVKFKSSPSSKTYISHNPKIMKQEVSSTEKAIVFPRKGSAKAKDLNLSMKHATSLKPQSLTVKPRSFPNSTGGKSGLRNSDVKIGKMTGTFRVAAKKVLAPPPASLSSKSSVNKVATVNERKHVDLKIVSPYTNNKIRKAEPKQHDEVQEKTLYVIKMETENKPLESDQNESHAIELLPGASSPPKFSSLPNSQSSSSHEEDCEEESEYTMSEAEDELPSESNETEHIEEADTVEEGYNRRPRKAGLVCSEDKNGQALKLKFRRGKVVDSQSFTNSPRRLKFKRGKVLGESQNVKAVVRRRSFKRPEVDSDTYGTELDPKKVVLRHQDVRGKRDAQGLFNNVIEETASKLAETRKSKVKALVGAFETVISLQEKKPSANTVT; encoded by the coding sequence ATGGCTGATGGGAGTGTCAATTCACCAGTGACTCCAGAAAGAACTAAACCTAATGGCAacaatttgagaagaaattctACAGGAAAAGCAAGTTCTTCAAACACCGGAGAAAGCATTCTTCCTCATTATCTCAGGGCGTCAACTGGTTCCTGCcatgatttttgtaagtatgGAAGAAAACATGCAtttgaagaaaaggaaagcTGTTCCATGCTGAAAAGAGTTGTAAAAACATCATATGATAGCAGAAATCCAGCGGTGACTGTAGCTCTGCCAAGGAGAAAGGAGACAGTAGTGACCAAGCTCAAACCTTCACATGAATCTCAATCCTATACATCTGATACCCCTCGGACCATTAAGCATGAAGTGTCAAAACAATCACTTGACAGTCAAAATCCAGCAGAAAGGGATGTTCTGgttgagaggaaaaagaaatcaGGGGTCGAGTTTAAGTCTTCGTCTTATTCAAAAACACCTTCACATGAGTCCGAATCCTATTCATCTGGTACCCCTCAGACCATTAAGCGTGAAGTGTCAAAACAATCACCTGACAgtaaaaatcaatttgaaagtAAACTTCTGgttgagaggaaaaagaaatcaGGGGTGAAGTTTAAATCTTCACCCTCTTCAAAAACCTATATCTCTCATAACCCCAAAATTATGAAGCAGGAAGTGTCATCTACTGAAAAGGCGATAGTTTTTCCAAGAAAAGGTTCAGCAAAGGCTAAAGATTTAAACTTGTCCATGAAGCATGCTACTTCTTTGAAGCCACAATCTTTGACAGTGAAGCCAAGGTCTTTTCCAAATTCCACAGGAGGTAAAAGTGGCCTAAGAAACAGTGATGTCAAGATTGGCAAGATGACTGGGACCTTTAGAGTAGCTGCAAAGAAGGTTCTGGCTCCTCCACCAGCCTCATTGTCTTCAAAGTCTTCTGTCAACAAAGTTGCAACTGTAAATGAAAGAAAGCACGTGGACTTGAAAATTGTGTCTCCTTATACAAATAACAAGATCAGAAAAGCTGAACCTAAGCAACATGATGAGGTTCAGGAGAAAACCCTGTATGTCATCAAGATGGAAACTGAGAATAAACCTCTGGAATCTGATCAAAATGAAAGTCATGCTATTGAATTGTTGCCTGGTGCATCATCGCCTCCAAAGTTTTCATCCCTCCCAAATTCTCAGTCTTCTTCATCCCATGAAGAAGATTGTGAAGAGGAATCTGAGTATACAATGAGTGAAGCAGAAGACGAGTTACCCTCAGAAAGCAATGAAACTGAGCACATAGAAGAAGCAGATACCGTGGAAGAGGGATACAACAGGAGGCCCAGAAAGGCTGGGTTGGTTTGTTCTGAAGATAAAAATGGCCAAGCATTGAAGTTAAAGTTCAGAAGAGGGAAGGTGGTTGATAGTCAGTCTTTCACTAACAGCCCAAGGAGGCTCAAATTCAAGCGGGGAAAAGTGTTAGGGGAGAGCCAAAATGTCAAGGCCGTTGTCCGAAGGAGAAGCTTTAAGAGGCCAGAAGTTGACAGTGACACATACGGCACCGAACTTGACCccaaaaaagttgttttgagacaTCAGGATGTGCGGGGGAAGAGAGATGCGCAAGGTTTGTTTAATAACGTCATTGAAGAAACAGCAAGTAAACTTGCTGAAACCCGGAAGAGCAAGGTTAAGGCCTTGGTGGGTGCTTTTGAAACTGTGATCTCACTCCAAGAGAAAAAACCTTCTGCAAATACTGTCACTTGA